Proteins found in one Deltaproteobacteria bacterium genomic segment:
- a CDS encoding nitroreductase family protein, giving the protein MTDTNTDLFHIMYTCRSMRRLKPDPVPDELIYQILDAGVRAPSGGGVQAWRFVVVTDPEIRSQIAKVYQRGWDIAEKNYLDAGAKMDGNMRAARYLADHFAEVPVMLFACLRTRKIHAQRLAGPNAINFARLLGGSVFPAIQNILLACRALGLGATLTGVTCQYEDEVRKILSLPDSITTYGLIPIGYPMGKFGPVSRELVEQVTWRDHHGTPFTRPVGYVAPAPVGKNERAEQ; this is encoded by the coding sequence ATGACAGATACCAACACCGATCTCTTTCACATTATGTATACCTGCCGCAGCATGCGGCGACTCAAGCCCGATCCGGTGCCTGATGAACTGATTTATCAAATTCTTGATGCTGGAGTGCGCGCGCCGAGCGGTGGTGGCGTGCAAGCCTGGCGTTTTGTCGTTGTGACAGACCCAGAAATCCGTAGTCAGATTGCCAAAGTGTATCAACGCGGCTGGGACATCGCCGAGAAGAACTACCTTGATGCCGGCGCCAAGATGGATGGTAACATGCGCGCGGCCCGCTATCTGGCGGACCATTTCGCTGAAGTGCCGGTGATGCTGTTTGCTTGTTTGCGCACGCGCAAGATTCACGCTCAACGACTGGCCGGACCGAATGCCATCAACTTTGCTCGCCTGCTTGGTGGCAGCGTCTTTCCGGCTATCCAAAACATCTTACTCGCCTGCCGTGCGCTGGGGCTCGGCGCAACCTTGACCGGAGTGACGTGTCAATATGAAGACGAAGTGCGGAAGATCCTGAGCCTCCCTGATTCAATCACCACCTATGGTCTCATCCCTATTGGTTATCCGATGGGCAAGTTTGGACCAGTGTCACGCGAACTAGTGGAACAAGTCACGTGGCGAGACCACCACGGAACGCCGTTTACACGTCCAGTGGGCTACGTCGCTCCTGCGCCAGTAGGAAAGAATGAAAGGGCGGAGCAGTGA
- a CDS encoding ureidoglycolate hydrolase, with product MTQPVLREIRVEPATPEAVAPFGQLLGVNETTKPLPVGFYDGKVTVYAPVEFNSDADTQLTLATVDRRDMRVQWMERHFKHTQTFIPLEGKPFVVVLAPPNDKETPDLDQVRAFLFDGTSGFTMKIGTWHEFPFALVDRSNVIVILRKEATRSLMKDQVIDGEGHGPDLDKKNLVKRTGVTLEVKL from the coding sequence ATGACGCAACCCGTGCTACGTGAGATCAGAGTTGAACCAGCCACACCCGAAGCAGTGGCCCCGTTTGGGCAACTGCTCGGTGTCAATGAAACCACCAAACCCCTGCCGGTTGGTTTTTATGACGGCAAAGTAACAGTGTATGCACCGGTTGAGTTCAACTCTGATGCCGATACGCAACTGACGCTCGCAACGGTTGATCGCCGCGATATGCGTGTGCAGTGGATGGAGCGTCATTTCAAACACACGCAAACATTTATCCCGTTAGAAGGAAAGCCATTCGTCGTGGTGCTCGCACCCCCCAATGATAAAGAAACGCCAGACCTCGATCAGGTCCGTGCATTTCTGTTCGATGGTACCAGCGGCTTCACCATGAAAATCGGCACCTGGCATGAGTTTCCCTTTGCGCTGGTTGATCGCTCAAATGTGATCGTGATTCTGCGCAAAGAGGCAACCCGCAGTCTGATGAAAGATCAGGTCATTGACGGTGAAGGGCACGGACCGGATTTGGACAAGAAGAATCTGGTTAAGCGAACGGGTGTCACGCTAGAGGTGAAGCTCTAA